In the Deltaproteobacteria bacterium genome, one interval contains:
- a CDS encoding 4-hydroxyphenylacetate 3-hydroxylase N-terminal domain-containing protein: protein MAIKTRAEYLASLKKLRPNVHKFGEKIDDVTTHPATRRVVESHARAYDGANDSGRSSLFTTTSALTGEKIHRHNSLMQSAEDVIFNSKFKREMYRLTGTCTGALCAGWNGMNTMWAVTHEVDGALGTDYHDRLKKWVLQAESEGWTIAGALTDAKGNRSLKASQQSDLDSNLRIAAVRENGIVLRGAKLMICGVAASNEIFLLPGAAYGEADKDFAVACAVPRDVKGLTIVETRRPSDTREQEEGFDIPTETGITQAYLIFEDVFVPEERVFLCQEFAYTGKIIQIFTAIYRACIGACVAGQGDVMIGAAVLMARANGLPARTFSSKFVEMAVNNETTFTMGVGSIALGSRHPSGIWVPDSLTAHANKIHVATLPYETKRLCQEIGGGIVETGCFPSYRDFMDARYGPLVQKYIKAGSCSPEARARAARLTEWLTLGAGVPGCMHGGGSPDGARLVVRSLTPMEKYAAMAKKLAGISEEILEPGN from the coding sequence ATGGCCATTAAAACCCGCGCCGAGTATCTTGCTTCTTTGAAGAAGCTTCGCCCTAACGTGCATAAATTCGGTGAAAAAATTGATGATGTAACCACCCATCCGGCCACTCGGCGGGTAGTGGAAAGCCACGCCCGGGCGTATGATGGGGCGAACGACTCTGGGCGTTCCAGCCTTTTCACCACCACTTCTGCCCTCACCGGAGAGAAGATCCATCGTCACAACTCGCTCATGCAATCTGCCGAGGATGTGATCTTTAACTCTAAGTTCAAACGCGAAATGTACCGGCTCACTGGCACCTGCACAGGAGCTCTTTGTGCTGGCTGGAATGGCATGAATACTATGTGGGCAGTGACTCACGAGGTCGATGGCGCCTTGGGGACCGACTATCACGACCGTTTGAAGAAATGGGTTCTTCAGGCTGAATCCGAAGGATGGACCATCGCCGGAGCTTTAACCGATGCCAAAGGCAATCGCAGCCTGAAGGCTTCCCAGCAGTCTGACCTCGATTCCAACCTTAGAATTGCCGCAGTAAGAGAAAACGGCATTGTCCTCAGAGGGGCGAAATTGATGATCTGCGGCGTGGCCGCCAGTAATGAAATCTTTCTCCTGCCCGGCGCGGCCTACGGGGAGGCGGATAAGGACTTTGCCGTGGCTTGTGCCGTCCCGCGGGACGTGAAAGGTTTGACCATTGTGGAGACCCGGCGCCCCAGCGATACCCGCGAACAGGAGGAGGGCTTTGATATTCCCACGGAAACCGGTATCACCCAGGCTTATTTGATCTTCGAAGATGTCTTCGTGCCGGAAGAACGGGTCTTCCTTTGCCAGGAATTCGCCTATACAGGTAAGATCATCCAGATCTTTACAGCCATCTACCGAGCCTGTATCGGAGCCTGCGTGGCTGGCCAGGGAGATGTCATGATCGGAGCCGCTGTCCTCATGGCCCGGGCCAACGGTCTTCCCGCCCGCACCTTCTCTTCCAAGTTCGTCGAAATGGCTGTCAATAATGAAACGACTTTTACCATGGGTGTCGGGTCCATCGCTCTGGGCAGCCGCCATCCATCTGGAATCTGGGTTCCTGACTCCCTAACCGCTCATGCCAACAAGATTCACGTAGCCACCCTGCCCTATGAGACCAAACGGCTCTGCCAGGAGATTGGCGGGGGGATCGTGGAAACAGGATGCTTTCCTTCTTACCGGGATTTTATGGATGCACGTTATGGGCCATTGGTTCAGAAGTACATCAAGGCTGGCTCGTGCAGCCCGGAAGCCCGCGCCCGGGCAGCTCGCCTGACCGAATGGCTGACTCTCGGAGCCGGAGTCCCGGGGTGCATGCATGGCGGTGGTTCTCCCGATGGCGCCAGACTGGTGGTCCGGTCCCTGACCCCGATGGAAAAGTATGCCGCCATGGCCAAAAAATTGGCTGGCATCAGCGAAGAAATCCTCGAACCCGGAAATTGA
- a CDS encoding 4-hydroxyphenylacetate 3-hydroxylase N-terminal domain-containing protein, whose product MGLMTAEEFTKSIQKIKVNAYLDGKKVENLYANPVTRAVVEATAKLYELAADPRNEGVMTATSHLTGQKINRNLHVNRSTGDLERRADMALLTSQTLGTCNYRCVGCDAINALASVTVEMDRVKRTEYSRRFNAFLQRTQEKDLAISGAVTDAKGDRAKRILEGDPDMYVHMVERRSDGIVVRGAKMHQSGAFCAHETLVIPGGALRKGEEDYAVAFAVPNSAKGITYILQYNALSAEREKAEDIFYLGNPQFGQRETCLMVFDDVFIPVENVFMCGEVDFAGSLIQRFAKTHRMNCGGACKVGFADIIIGAAQLAAEYAGTEKAPHIREAITHMVRISEASHACAIAAAVKGKEEPSGSGVFMPDDLFGNVAKISTAHGFWQIMALAGDIAGGLVVTMPSFQELKNPATKGYVEKYLKAAVPAEKRMRITKVLQNWTAGLHGPGTWHGAGSTQAQMISLHRAANLEEKKRIAKRIAGIED is encoded by the coding sequence ATGGGTTTGATGACTGCCGAAGAATTTACGAAAAGCATCCAGAAGATAAAAGTGAATGCTTACCTGGACGGGAAGAAGGTGGAAAACCTTTACGCGAACCCCGTTACCCGCGCCGTGGTCGAGGCCACAGCCAAGCTTTATGAGCTGGCTGCCGACCCCAGAAATGAAGGGGTCATGACCGCCACCTCGCACCTCACCGGGCAGAAAATCAACCGCAACCTGCACGTGAACCGCTCGACCGGAGATTTGGAGCGGCGAGCCGACATGGCCCTGCTCACCTCTCAGACCTTGGGCACTTGCAATTACCGCTGTGTGGGTTGCGATGCCATTAACGCCCTGGCCAGCGTGACTGTGGAAATGGACCGGGTCAAGAGGACAGAATATAGCCGCCGTTTTAATGCTTTTTTACAGCGTACCCAGGAGAAGGACCTGGCGATAAGCGGGGCGGTAACCGACGCCAAGGGGGACCGAGCCAAGAGGATCCTGGAAGGCGATCCCGACATGTACGTCCATATGGTGGAAAGAAGATCAGACGGCATCGTCGTCCGGGGGGCTAAGATGCACCAGAGCGGTGCCTTCTGCGCCCATGAGACTCTGGTGATTCCTGGAGGAGCCTTACGGAAAGGGGAGGAAGACTATGCCGTGGCTTTTGCCGTACCCAACAGCGCGAAGGGAATCACCTACATCCTGCAATACAATGCGCTATCGGCCGAACGCGAAAAGGCGGAAGACATCTTTTACCTGGGGAATCCCCAGTTCGGCCAACGGGAAACCTGCCTGATGGTTTTTGACGACGTCTTCATTCCCGTAGAAAATGTTTTTATGTGCGGGGAAGTGGATTTTGCCGGCTCTCTCATCCAGCGCTTCGCCAAGACCCACCGGATGAATTGCGGCGGGGCCTGCAAAGTCGGATTCGCCGACATCATCATTGGCGCCGCCCAGTTGGCCGCGGAATACGCCGGTACGGAAAAGGCCCCGCACATACGGGAAGCGATTACCCACATGGTACGCATCTCCGAGGCTTCTCACGCCTGCGCCATTGCCGCGGCCGTAAAAGGGAAGGAAGAACCTTCCGGCTCGGGAGTGTTCATGCCCGATGACCTGTTCGGCAACGTGGCCAAGATTTCCACCGCCCATGGATTCTGGCAGATTATGGCCCTGGCCGGGGACATTGCCGGGGGTCTGGTGGTCACAATGCCATCTTTCCAAGAGCTGAAAAACCCGGCAACCAAAGGGTATGTGGAAAAATACCTGAAAGCGGCCGTGCCCGCAGAGAAGCGGATGAGGATCACCAAGGTCTTGCAGAACTGGACTGCCGGATTACATGGACCGGGGACTTGGCATGGAGCAGGGTCTACCCAAGCCCAGATGATTTCCCTTCATCGCGCTGCCAATCTCGAGGAAAAGAAGCGCATTGCCAAAAGGATCGCCGGGATCGAGGATTAA
- a CDS encoding PDGLE domain-containing protein: MKGTNKLWWGLVLLVILSPIGLILPEIFKSGPAWGEWSLEEIEKMVGYVPAGLKKLADLWSAPVPDYNLKNWEGQGLTKSSLGYILSGVLGVGIIVLVTFILGKIISKKDGQ, from the coding sequence ATGAAGGGAACAAACAAACTCTGGTGGGGGCTGGTCCTCTTAGTTATCCTTTCACCCATCGGCCTCATCCTCCCTGAAATATTCAAATCAGGCCCGGCCTGGGGGGAATGGAGTCTGGAGGAAATTGAAAAGATGGTAGGCTATGTTCCTGCTGGATTAAAAAAATTGGCGGATCTATGGTCTGCTCCTGTGCCCGACTATAACCTAAAAAATTGGGAGGGCCAGGGATTGACTAAATCCAGCCTTGGCTATATTCTTTCGGGTGTTCTGGGGGTTGGAATCATTGTCCTGGTTACGTTCATTTTGGGAAAAATAATAAGCAAGAAAGATGGCCAGTAG
- the cbiM gene encoding cobalt transporter CbiM, producing the protein MHIPDGYLGPQTYGVLYGIMVPLWALASKLVRRTLRQRQVPFLALGAAFSFVVMMFNVPIPGGSTGHAVGGVIVAILLGPWAALIAISIALVIQALLFGDGGITAIAANCFNMAFVMPMVGYWVYRLIGQGAPATSRRKWIAGAVAGYVGLNVAALTTAVMFGIQPFLARGPDGRPLYFPYPLEVAVPVMAAQHLLLFGFIEAVLTALLVIYFQRSDPSMLEPIRRIQ; encoded by the coding sequence ATGCACATTCCGGATGGATACCTGGGGCCCCAGACCTACGGCGTTCTCTATGGTATAATGGTTCCGCTTTGGGCCTTGGCCTCCAAGCTTGTGCGTCGCACCTTACGACAGCGCCAGGTCCCTTTTCTGGCCCTGGGAGCGGCCTTCAGCTTCGTGGTCATGATGTTTAACGTTCCCATTCCGGGAGGGTCCACCGGTCATGCCGTTGGGGGAGTGATCGTGGCTATTCTTCTCGGTCCATGGGCAGCTTTAATTGCCATTTCCATTGCCCTGGTCATCCAGGCTTTGCTCTTCGGCGATGGGGGAATTACAGCCATCGCGGCCAACTGTTTCAACATGGCCTTCGTGATGCCCATGGTAGGGTATTGGGTTTACCGCCTGATCGGCCAAGGGGCGCCGGCAACATCCAGGCGCAAGTGGATCGCCGGGGCCGTGGCCGGATACGTCGGCTTGAACGTGGCGGCTTTGACCACGGCGGTCATGTTCGGCATACAGCCCTTTCTGGCCAGAGGCCCCGATGGAAGGCCTTTGTATTTTCCCTACCCTCTGGAGGTGGCCGTGCCGGTGATGGCTGCCCAGCATCTTCTGTTATTCGGATTTATCGAAGCTGTACTCACAGCCTTGCTGGTCATCTACTTCCAGCGTTCTGACCCTTCCATGCTGGAGCCAATCAGGAGGATCCAATGA